A portion of the Streptomyces sp. YPW6 genome contains these proteins:
- a CDS encoding CocE/NonD family hydrolase yields MRGPLVAVAGAALVAPLLLAGPARADAAPYTVTPLTFTVEAGDRTCAVDADLYRPAGADAGNPAPAVLATNGFGGSKSDGSTDAIGRALAERGYAGLVYSGLGFGESGCLITLDDPAVDGQAASELLDFLGGVRTADDGTKADFVLRDAEGDPRVGMIGGSYGGAIQLATAAVDPRVDAIVPLITWNDLAYALAPNNTGATAGVTSDIPGVFKWQWANGFFLIGEGQPLLNPSLDPSRINRLDCLHFATRACETIRLLNSGRYPADRTKEMLTYARSVSPVSYLDRVKAPTLIVQGQADSLFNLNEATATYRTLRAQGTETKMIWQAWGHSGGQVPGELDLSRGNLETSHVGQRVLAWFDRYLRKNTGADTGPALSYYRDWRSGYGTAADVPALSQSLYLSGDGKLVDNRSKVARGSRHYTNWLVPTSHSESSIAPLIGLPDPKPYDTKGTYLAWRGEPLTEPLDVVGAPRATLKVDSPQAERVQHSGDASDKLVLFAKIYDIAPDGRRTLVNRLVSPVRVPDVTRPFMVELPGIVHRYEKGHRLEFVIAASDTAYFGNRGIKPVTVVHAPEDTGVLELPVVPAG; encoded by the coding sequence GTGCGCGGCCCGCTCGTCGCGGTCGCCGGGGCGGCGCTGGTCGCCCCTCTCCTCCTCGCCGGTCCGGCCCGGGCCGACGCCGCCCCCTACACCGTCACCCCGCTGACGTTCACCGTCGAGGCGGGCGACCGCACCTGCGCGGTGGACGCCGATCTCTACCGGCCCGCCGGGGCCGACGCCGGGAACCCGGCCCCCGCGGTCCTCGCCACCAACGGCTTCGGCGGCAGCAAGTCCGACGGCTCCACCGACGCCATCGGCAGAGCCCTCGCCGAGCGCGGCTACGCCGGGCTCGTCTACTCCGGCCTCGGCTTCGGCGAGTCCGGCTGCCTGATCACCCTCGACGACCCCGCGGTCGACGGACAGGCCGCGAGCGAACTCCTGGACTTCCTCGGGGGAGTTCGCACCGCCGACGACGGGACCAAGGCGGACTTCGTCCTCCGGGACGCCGAGGGCGACCCGCGCGTCGGCATGATCGGCGGCTCCTACGGCGGCGCGATCCAGCTCGCGACCGCCGCCGTCGACCCCCGCGTCGACGCCATCGTCCCCCTGATCACCTGGAACGACCTCGCCTACGCACTCGCCCCCAACAACACCGGGGCGACGGCCGGCGTGACCTCCGACATCCCCGGCGTCTTCAAGTGGCAGTGGGCCAACGGCTTCTTTCTGATCGGCGAAGGGCAGCCGCTCCTCAACCCGAGCCTGGACCCCTCCCGGATCAACCGGCTGGACTGCCTGCACTTCGCCACCCGTGCCTGCGAGACCATCCGGCTGCTCAACTCCGGCCGCTACCCGGCGGACAGGACGAAGGAGATGCTCACGTACGCGCGCAGCGTCTCGCCCGTCTCCTATCTCGACCGGGTCAAGGCTCCCACCCTCATCGTCCAGGGGCAGGCCGACAGCCTGTTCAACCTCAACGAGGCCACCGCCACCTACCGGACGCTCAGGGCGCAGGGCACCGAGACCAAGATGATCTGGCAGGCCTGGGGGCACAGCGGCGGCCAGGTCCCCGGTGAACTCGACCTGAGCCGGGGCAATCTGGAGACCAGTCACGTCGGGCAGCGGGTGCTGGCCTGGTTCGACCGCTACCTGCGCAAGAACACGGGCGCCGACACCGGCCCCGCCCTCTCCTACTACCGCGACTGGCGCAGCGGCTACGGCACCGCGGCCGACGTTCCCGCCCTCTCGCAGTCCCTCTACCTCTCCGGCGACGGAAAGCTCGTCGACAACCGCTCCAAGGTCGCGCGCGGCAGCCGCCACTACACGAACTGGCTCGTGCCCACCAGCCACTCGGAGAGCTCCATCGCCCCGCTGATCGGACTGCCCGACCCGAAGCCGTACGACACGAAGGGCACGTACCTCGCCTGGCGCGGCGAACCCCTCACCGAACCCCTCGACGTGGTCGGCGCACCGAGGGCCACCCTCAAGGTCGACTCGCCCCAGGCAGAGCGGGTCCAGCACAGCGGTGACGCGTCCGACAAGCTCGTCCTGTTCGCCAAGATCTACGACATCGCCCCCGACGGCCGCCGCACGCTCGTGAACCGGCTCGTCTCACCGGTCCGGGTGCCCGATGTCACCCGGCCCTTCATGGTCGAACTGCCCGGCATCGTCCACCGGTACGAGAAGGGGCACCGCCTGGAGTTCGTGATCGCCGCCAGCGACACCGCGTACTTCGGCAACCGGGGCATCAAGCCCGTCACCGTCGTCCACGCCCCCGAGGACACCGGCGTACTGGAGCTCCCGGTGGTCCCGGCCGGCTGA
- a CDS encoding LapA family protein codes for MSPKDVSSGSGRAQGWLTPGRIAIGVVVVLVIVFICVNTRDVTIRVLIPEVTMPLWAALAAMFLIGLGCGGYLFRRRGK; via the coding sequence ATGAGCCCCAAGGACGTATCGAGCGGCAGCGGGCGGGCCCAGGGGTGGCTGACTCCGGGGCGCATCGCCATCGGTGTGGTGGTCGTGCTCGTCATCGTGTTCATCTGCGTGAACACGAGGGACGTCACCATCCGCGTACTGATCCCCGAGGTGACGATGCCCCTGTGGGCCGCACTGGCGGCCATGTTCCTCATCGGGCTCGGCTGCGGCGGCTACCTCTTCCGCCGCCGGGGGAAGTGA